One Embleya scabrispora DNA segment encodes these proteins:
- a CDS encoding DUF6223 family protein, with protein MSALSMLAAPAAAHASAPTIAVGDFGSGRVGASVAALLGLAGAIVGALALARATGRIRTRFAAGIGRNGAFVALVAGTVGAALGLLVVVTAEGGLGTGNGLGGGIVALIVGVIAVVFGASALARFRRAAA; from the coding sequence ATGTCCGCCCTGTCCATGCTCGCCGCACCGGCCGCCGCGCACGCCTCCGCACCAACGATCGCCGTCGGCGACTTCGGCTCCGGGCGGGTAGGCGCCTCCGTGGCGGCCCTGCTCGGACTGGCCGGCGCGATCGTCGGCGCGCTGGCGCTGGCCCGCGCCACCGGCCGCATCCGCACCCGCTTCGCAGCGGGCATCGGACGCAACGGCGCCTTCGTCGCCCTGGTCGCGGGTACCGTCGGCGCGGCCCTCGGGCTGCTGGTCGTCGTCACGGCCGAAGGCGGCCTCGGGACCGGCAACGGCCTGGGCGGCGGCATCGTCGCGCTGATCGTGGGGGTGATCGCCGTGGTATTCGGCGCGTCGGCCCTGGCCCGCTTCCGGCGCGCGGCGGCCTGA
- a CDS encoding sensor histidine kinase, translating into MTSGRFAVGTAARDGAVAVGVAAAQLVTGLSAERSAGAVEPLGYVLLVAGGLTLAAGRRAPVSVLAATGACALGYQAAGFDVPVVAYLFAVYAAMRAGHRRATVTASVILLAVLPLAALVSLHDGGEAYARARGALEIAWLIAAGAAGEALRQAERRADEAERTREETARRRADEERLHIARELHDSLTHQISVIKVQAEVAVHLAQRRGEDVPEALRVIREAGREASRDLRATLEALRDDGKAPPLGMDHVPELVDRARASGLAATLTVDGQRPDVPAPVDRTAYRIVQESLTNVVRHAGAASATVRIDYRPDALAIRVDDDGTATPGGSPGAGVGLTGMRERVAALGGRLVAEPRAGGGFTVQAELPVERAS; encoded by the coding sequence ATGACGTCAGGACGGTTCGCCGTGGGCACCGCTGCCCGGGATGGGGCGGTCGCCGTCGGGGTGGCGGCGGCGCAGCTGGTCACCGGGCTGTCCGCGGAGCGCTCCGCCGGCGCCGTCGAGCCGCTCGGGTACGTACTGCTGGTGGCGGGCGGACTGACGCTGGCCGCCGGCCGCAGGGCGCCGGTGTCGGTACTGGCCGCCACCGGCGCATGCGCGCTGGGCTATCAGGCGGCCGGTTTCGATGTGCCGGTCGTGGCCTACCTGTTCGCGGTATACGCCGCCATGCGGGCGGGCCACCGCAGGGCCACGGTGACGGCGTCCGTGATCCTGCTCGCGGTGCTGCCGCTCGCCGCGCTGGTGTCCCTGCACGACGGGGGCGAGGCGTACGCCCGGGCCCGCGGCGCCCTGGAGATCGCCTGGCTGATCGCCGCGGGCGCGGCGGGTGAGGCGCTGCGGCAGGCCGAGCGGCGCGCCGACGAGGCCGAGCGCACCCGCGAGGAGACGGCACGACGCCGCGCGGACGAGGAGCGCCTGCACATCGCCCGCGAGCTGCACGACTCGCTCACCCACCAGATCTCGGTGATCAAGGTGCAGGCCGAGGTCGCCGTACACCTGGCGCAACGGCGCGGCGAGGACGTCCCGGAGGCGCTGCGGGTGATCCGGGAGGCCGGCCGGGAGGCGAGCCGGGACCTGCGGGCGACATTGGAGGCGCTGCGCGACGACGGCAAGGCCCCGCCGTTGGGGATGGACCACGTCCCGGAGTTGGTGGACCGGGCGCGCGCGTCCGGCCTGGCCGCGACGTTGACCGTCGACGGGCAGCGGCCGGACGTGCCGGCGCCGGTGGACCGTACCGCGTACCGGATCGTCCAGGAGTCCTTGACCAACGTCGTCCGGCACGCCGGCGCCGCGTCCGCGACGGTCCGGATCGACTACCGGCCGGACGCGCTGGCGATTCGCGTCGACGACGACGGCACGGCCACGCCGGGCGGCAGTCCCGGCGCGGGCGTCGGGCTGACCGGCATGCGGGAGCGGGTCGCCGCGCTCGGCGGACGCCTGGTCGCGGAGCCGCGCGCCGGGGGCGGGTTCACCGTCCAGGCGGAACTCCCGGTGGAGCGCGCCTCGTGA